The Mytilus galloprovincialis chromosome 7, xbMytGall1.hap1.1, whole genome shotgun sequence genome has a window encoding:
- the LOC143083742 gene encoding uncharacterized protein LOC143083742, with product MHKHRPLVKPMVFVTTTGYFVSVMGPYLADSKNNDANILKHIIASDNEQIKSWLQKDDVFIVDRGFRDSIDLLEELGIQTEMPSFLKKGQAQFTTEESNTSRLITKIRWVVESANGRIKTWVFFNHVMPNSQIPYIGDYLRIVCSICNKYFKPLSSGDPEEDQLLGCKMIYLSKQNNLLKEKIESENLDRIRSNSTTWCKIDAASIEFPSITEEDLRNLTLGVYQIKLAKSYVAEHVTENSDFEVLVHKQENNLICAKIQSRHVSSKAHLLWIQYDEVTVLGWFCKCRAGARVVGMCAHVSAVIWYLGYARCLDIPYCSGDDWTKYLIDARNMPEPEIIDESDESDCVEE from the coding sequence ATGCATAAGCATCGGCCTCTTGTCAAACCCATGGTTTTCGTAACCACTACAGGTTATTTTGTCAGCGTTATGGGTCCATACCTGGCAGATAGTAAAAATAATGACGCCAATATACTTAAGCATATAATTGCCTCAGACAATGAGCAGATTAAAAGTTGGTTGCAGAAAGATGATGTTTTCATTGTTGACCGTGGATTTCGGGACTCAATTGATCTGCTTGAGGAATTAGGAATACAAACAGAAATGCCTTCGTTCTTAAAGAAAGGCCAGGCACAGTTTACTACAGAAGAAAGCAATACTTCAAGATTAATAACAAAGATTCGCTGGGTAGTTGAATCCGCAAATGGCAGAATTAAGACATGGGTGTTCTTTAACCATGTGATGCCTAACTCACAAATACCGTATATTGGAGATTACCTACGCATTGTATGCTCAATATGCAACAAGTATTTCAAACCACTTAGTTCTGGTGATCCAGAGGAAGACCAATTACTTGGATGTAAAATGATTTATCTTTCTAAGCAAAATAATCTCCTTAAAGAAAAAATTGAGTCGGAAAATCTTGACCGCATTAGATCTAATTCTACTACTTGGTGTAAGATTGATGCTGCGTCTATTGAATTTCCTTCTATTACTGAAGAAGATCTCAGAAACCTTACCTTAGGCGTTTACCAGATAAAATTGGCTAAATCATACGTAGCTGAACATGTTACTGAAAACAGTGACTTTGAGGTACTAGTACATAAACaggaaaacaatttgatatgtgCAAAAATCCAAAGTAGACATGTTTCATCTAAAGCTCATTTGTTATGGATTCAATACGATGAAGTGACTGTTCTTGGCTGGTTCTGCAAATGTCGTGCTGGGGCAAGAGTAGTTGGTATGTGTGCACACGTTTCGGCAGTTATCTGGTATTTAGGGTATGCTCGCTGTTTGGACATACCCTATTGTTCTGGTGACGATTGGACAAAATATCTCATAGATGCACGTAATATGCCAGAACCCGAAATTATTGATGAAAGTGATGAAAGTGACTGCGTTGAAGAATGA